The Crocosphaera subtropica ATCC 51142 genome includes a window with the following:
- a CDS encoding SDR family NAD(P)-dependent oxidoreductase encodes MNIQGKTALITGASRGIGRAIALELARNGIKRLLLVARNENKLLDVSADIKGFGVEVIILPLDLTKVAVVNKTISQAWRNHGPIDILVNCAGVAHQTPFLHTNFSQVQAELSVNLMATYQMTRLIAKRMAYRQQGTIVNVSSLMGKIAAPTMATYSATKFALLGFTQALRGELAPYNIRVVALLPSLTDTDMVRGLDWFRFMKPVSPKKVAQSLIKGLQKDTPEILVGWQSYLAVWGQRLAPRLIEQFTIMTAPLSQKPHSSNLNSFRLN; translated from the coding sequence ATGAATATACAAGGAAAAACAGCCCTAATCACTGGGGCATCCCGTGGCATTGGCCGTGCGATCGCCTTAGAATTAGCCCGAAATGGAATCAAACGCCTCTTATTAGTTGCCCGTAACGAAAACAAGTTACTCGATGTATCCGCAGACATCAAAGGTTTTGGCGTAGAGGTGATTATTTTGCCCCTTGATCTCACTAAGGTTGCAGTGGTCAATAAGACGATCAGTCAAGCATGGCGAAATCATGGTCCCATTGATATCTTAGTCAACTGTGCCGGAGTTGCCCATCAAACGCCTTTTCTGCATACTAATTTCTCCCAAGTACAAGCAGAATTATCGGTTAACCTCATGGCCACTTACCAGATGACTCGATTAATTGCAAAACGCATGGCTTATCGTCAACAAGGTACCATCGTCAATGTCTCTAGTTTAATGGGGAAAATTGCTGCCCCCACCATGGCCACCTATTCTGCCACAAAATTTGCCCTTTTAGGCTTTACTCAGGCATTACGGGGAGAATTAGCCCCTTACAATATTCGAGTGGTTGCTTTATTACCGTCTTTAACGGATACGGATATGGTACGGGGGTTAGACTGGTTTCGCTTTATGAAACCCGTTTCTCCGAAAAAAGTTGCCCAAAGTTTAATCAAGGGATTACAAAAAGATACCCCAGAAATATTAGTGGGATGGCAGAGTTACCTGGCGGTTTGGGGACAAAGGTTAGCACCGAGACTAATTGAACAATTTACCATAATGACTGCTCCTTTATCTCAAAAACCACACTCATCTAATTTGAATTCTTTTCGGTTAAATTGA
- the hpsP gene encoding hormogonium polysaccharide biosynthesis glycosyltransferase HpsP yields MKVLQIVPSISLIYGGPSQMVLGLSTALAKAGIDVTILTTNSNGDTGQEPLDVPLGIPVEQDGYNIIYFPCSPFRRYKFSLPLLQWLNQHAKEYDIAHCHALFSPVTTAAATIARYQKLPYILRPLGTLDPADLKKKRRLKQIYGNLLERPNIAGCAAIHFTTEEEANISYRYGVKTQDLIIPLGVNIPDNLPKKGETRHSLGIADDVPLLLFMSRIDPKKGLNFLIEATQKLIKKGLKFHLVLAGSNPQDPVYEKKITQQINDSILANYTTITGFVKGELKLGLLQDADVFILPSYYENFGIAVAEAMAVKTPVVISQGVYIWPDVETYQAGWVTTLDIDALSNALETAILSPQTREERGKNAYQLVKDKYSWSAIAKQVIDAYQRLQ; encoded by the coding sequence ATGAAAGTTCTACAAATTGTACCGTCAATCTCTTTAATTTATGGTGGTCCGTCTCAAATGGTTTTAGGTCTTTCTACTGCTTTAGCTAAAGCAGGGATAGATGTTACTATCTTAACCACTAATTCTAATGGAGATACCGGACAAGAACCCTTAGATGTTCCTTTAGGAATTCCTGTTGAACAAGACGGCTACAATATTATCTATTTTCCCTGTTCTCCCTTTCGTCGTTATAAGTTTTCGCTTCCTTTATTGCAATGGTTAAATCAACACGCAAAAGAGTATGATATTGCTCATTGTCATGCGTTATTTTCCCCTGTTACCACCGCAGCAGCAACCATCGCTAGGTATCAGAAATTACCGTACATTCTACGACCCCTAGGAACCCTTGATCCGGCTGATCTCAAGAAAAAACGACGTTTAAAGCAAATTTATGGAAACCTTCTAGAACGCCCTAATATTGCTGGTTGTGCAGCCATACATTTTACAACAGAAGAAGAGGCGAATATTTCCTATCGTTATGGAGTCAAAACCCAAGATTTAATTATTCCTTTGGGGGTTAATATTCCTGATAATTTACCCAAAAAAGGAGAAACAAGGCACAGTTTAGGTATTGCTGATGATGTTCCTTTACTCTTATTTATGTCTCGTATTGATCCAAAAAAAGGATTGAATTTCTTAATCGAAGCTACCCAAAAATTAATCAAAAAAGGGCTTAAGTTTCATTTAGTTTTAGCTGGTTCTAATCCTCAAGATCCTGTTTATGAAAAGAAGATAACACAACAAATTAATGATTCTATTTTAGCGAACTATACAACTATTACAGGGTTTGTGAAAGGAGAGTTGAAATTAGGTTTACTACAAGATGCTGATGTGTTTATCTTACCGTCTTATTACGAAAACTTTGGTATTGCTGTCGCTGAAGCCATGGCTGTTAAAACCCCTGTTGTTATTTCTCAAGGGGTTTATATTTGGCCTGATGTTGAAACTTATCAAGCAGGTTGGGTAACAACTTTAGATATTGATGCTTTAAGCAATGCTTTAGAAACTGCCATTTTATCCCCTCAAACCAGAGAAGAAAGAGGAAAAAACGCTTATCAATTAGTTAAAGATAAGTATAGTTGGTCAGCGATCGCAAAACAAGTAATTGACGCTTATCAACGTTTGCAATAG
- the pyrH gene encoding UMP kinase yields the protein MTYQRVLLKLSGEALMGNLGYGIDPKVVADIAQEIKDVIDHGIQLAIVVGGGNIFRGVKAASAGMDRATADYVGMIATVMNAMTLQDALEQMGVPTRVLTAIAMQEVAEPYIRRRAIRHLEKGRVIVFGAGSGNPFFTTDTTAALRAAEIDAEVVFKATKVDGVYDCDPQLNPNARRYESLTYSHVLAHDLRVMDGTAIALCKENDIPIIVFDLSVPGNIVRAIKGESVGTIVGGFCDVR from the coding sequence ATGACTTACCAGCGCGTATTACTCAAACTTAGCGGTGAAGCCCTAATGGGAAACCTGGGCTATGGCATTGACCCCAAAGTCGTCGCCGACATTGCTCAAGAAATTAAAGATGTCATTGATCATGGCATTCAATTAGCGATCGTTGTGGGTGGGGGCAACATTTTTCGAGGCGTAAAAGCAGCCTCAGCCGGCATGGATCGAGCAACCGCCGACTATGTGGGTATGATCGCCACTGTCATGAATGCAATGACGTTGCAAGATGCCCTGGAACAAATGGGGGTTCCCACCAGGGTATTAACGGCGATCGCCATGCAGGAAGTGGCTGAACCCTATATCCGTCGTCGTGCGATCCGTCATCTTGAAAAAGGGCGGGTCATTGTTTTTGGGGCGGGTTCAGGGAATCCTTTTTTTACCACCGATACCACAGCAGCCCTCAGAGCAGCAGAAATTGACGCAGAGGTGGTGTTTAAAGCGACTAAGGTGGATGGAGTCTACGACTGTGATCCCCAGTTAAACCCTAACGCCCGTCGCTATGAAAGCTTAACCTATAGCCATGTGTTGGCTCATGATTTACGGGTGATGGATGGGACAGCGATCGCCCTTTGTAAAGAAAACGATATCCCGATAATTGTCTTCGATCTCTCGGTCCCAGGGAACATTGTTCGAGCAATTAAAGGTGAGTCTGTTGGAACCATTGTAGGAGGTTTCTGTGATGTTAGATGA
- the frr gene encoding ribosome recycling factor, translated as MLDDLKENMQKSVEATQRSFNTIRTGRANASILDRVTVEYYGTETPLYQLANISTPDATTIMIQPYDKGSMGQIEKAIQMSDVGLTPNNDGQVIRLNIPPLTEERRKDLVKLASKMAEEGKVAIRNIRRDAIDDVRKQEKNSDISEDESRGLQDDIQKVTDQFTDKIDELLAAKEKDIMTV; from the coding sequence ATGTTAGATGACCTTAAAGAAAATATGCAAAAATCCGTTGAGGCGACTCAGCGATCGTTTAATACCATTCGCACAGGAAGAGCCAATGCTTCTATCCTCGATCGTGTAACGGTGGAGTATTATGGCACGGAAACTCCTTTATATCAGTTGGCTAATATTAGCACCCCAGATGCCACTACTATCATGATCCAACCCTATGATAAGGGAAGTATGGGGCAAATTGAAAAGGCAATTCAGATGTCTGATGTAGGATTAACGCCTAATAATGACGGTCAAGTGATTCGTCTTAATATTCCTCCTTTAACCGAGGAACGACGCAAAGATTTAGTGAAATTGGCGAGTAAAATGGCTGAAGAGGGTAAAGTGGCTATTAGAAATATTCGTCGGGATGCCATCGATGATGTTCGTAAACAGGAAAAAAATAGCGACATTTCTGAGGATGAATCTCGTGGCTTACAAGATGATATCCAAAAAGTAACGGATCAGTTTACTGACAAAATTGATGAGTTATTAGCAGCTAAGGAAAAGGATATTATGACAGTCTAA